A single Chloroflexota bacterium DNA region contains:
- a CDS encoding 50S ribosomal protein L35 translates to MKTHKSTRKRFKVSGTGKLMRPKGSMNHLRRKKKPRTLRMTTQYFEAPDGETKRVKQLLPGAGIK, encoded by the coding sequence ATGAAGACGCACAAAAGTACGCGCAAGCGGTTCAAGGTCAGCGGCACCGGCAAGCTGATGCGACCGAAAGGGAGCATGAACCACCTGCGCCGCAAGAAGAAGCCGCGTACGCTGCGCATGACGACGCAGTATTTCGAAGCGCCCGATGGCGAGACAAAACGCGTCAAGCAACTCCTTCCCGGAGCCGGCATTAAGTAA